The DNA sequence AATAGAATAGCCCAAAAGTGGCCCAGCGTCAAGGTGTGCGCGCCGAATACCGGCGCGGATACAGTTGTTGAAGCCGCCGACCCTTACTGTACTGTACTGTACTGTACTGTACTGTTCGGAGCTGTTCGGAATGGATCGGAATGGAAACCGGCCGACCGGGGAGGCTGAGAAAAAGCAGGCTGCTTAAAGACCTGGGTAAGGGCAGTGGAGAGACTAAAGATCTTCGCGGTTACGCCGCCGGGCGTAGGAAGCGAAAACGATCAGGCAGAAGAGGAAACCGGCGCCGGCGCCGATGTAGAAGCCCAGGGGGGCGATGATCAGCCCGGCCCCCGCCGCCAGGGGCATAAAGACGGTGAAGTGGGTGGCCTTGTCCGAGGGTTTGGCGCGTTCGTCCTTCTCCATCACGGCCAATAAACCCACCTGGACGGCGGCGGTGGCCAACCCCGTGGCCAGGATGAACTCCAACAGCGGCGCCTCGGGCAGGCCGAGATCCAGCATCCCGCGGATCAGCCAGCCCAGGCCGAAGGGCACGAAGAAGGCGACGCCCCAGTTGATGGCGTCGCCGAGGAAGCGCAGCGGCACGCCGAGAACGAAGTAAACGACCCAGCAGACGGCGATACCGGCGGCCAACAGGATGGCGGTCAGGCTCATCGTTCGACTCCCGTAGCTGCTTCCTTTGACTGACTCTCTTGGATTTCCGCATGAAATCCGGAGCGCCCGGGGCTCACCCGCGGGGCGCCCCGGCGTTCGTCAGGCCTTGCAGACCGCCACACCGGCGGCGAAGGCCTGTTTGTTGACCTCGACGTACTTGTCCTTGACCCGGGTCTCGAGGGCCTTCATCCAGTGCTCCTCCTCGAGGGGCAGAGCGGGGGAGAGGGCGCCCAGCAGGACGACGTTGCCGGCCCGGGGCTCACCGAGTTCGGTGGCGATGTCGGTGGCCTTGAAGAGCCAGTAGCGTTTGGTGGCCGCCTCGAGGCGTTCGTCGATATCGGTGGGGTACTCGGCGGGGCCGCAACTGACAGACATCGGCCAGATCTCGACGTCGTTGACGACGGCGATGCCGACGCCGGGCTTGAGGTGGTCGAGCCAGCGGATGCCCTCGAGGCGTTCGAAGGCCATCAACACGTCGGCCTCGCCCTGACAGAGCAGGGGGCTGGCGACTTCCTCGCCGAAGCGGACGTTGGAGACGACGGAGCCGCCGCGCTGGCTCATCCCGTGGACCTCGGACTTCTTGACGTCGTAGCCGGCGAGCTGGGCGGCCTCGGAGAGGACCTCGCTGGCCAAGAGGACGCCCTGGCCGCCGACGCCGCAGATCAGTACGTTGGTAGTCTCGGACATCTGGTTTCCTCCAATGCTCAACCGTTGAACCGGATCGGGTTAGCGTCGCCGGGAAGCTATTCGGGATCCACGCACCAGGATTCCTTCTTGGTCTCCTCGGTGACCCGGGTGACGGCGCCGAACTTGCAGACCTGCTCGCAGAGACCGCAGCCCACGCAGAGGGTGGGGTCGAAACGGGCCTTGCCGTCGGTGCCCGAGGGGCTGATACCGGTACAGCCGAGGTTGATGCAGGCGCGGCACTTGACGCAGTTCTCCTCATCGACGTAGTACTCGACCCGGGGCAGCTCCTTGGCCCAGGGGGTCAGGGCGCAGGGACTCTTGAAAACGAGCACCGCCGGACCCTCGTGGTCGGTGGCCTCCTTGAGGGCCTGTTTGGTGGCCTCGAGATCGAGGGGGTCGACGGTACGCGTCCACTCGACGCCCATCCCGTGGACCAGCTTCTCGAAGTCCACCCGGTCGGCCTCTTTGCCGTCCAGGGTGTAGCCGGAGGCCGGGTTGAACTGGTGCCCGGTCATGGCGGTGATGCGGTTGTCGAGGATGCAGACGGTGGTGTTGCCGCGATTGTAGATCAGGTCCATCAGCCCGGTCATCCCGGA is a window from the Candidatus Coatesbacteria bacterium genome containing:
- a CDS encoding indolepyruvate oxidoreductase subunit beta, with the translated sequence MSETTNVLICGVGGQGVLLASEVLSEAAQLAGYDVKKSEVHGMSQRGGSVVSNVRFGEEVASPLLCQGEADVLMAFERLEGIRWLDHLKPGVGIAVVNDVEIWPMSVSCGPAEYPTDIDERLEAATKRYWLFKATDIATELGEPRAGNVVLLGALSPALPLEEEHWMKALETRVKDKYVEVNKQAFAAGVAVCKA